Proteins co-encoded in one Sus scrofa isolate TJ Tabasco breed Duroc chromosome 14, Sscrofa11.1, whole genome shotgun sequence genomic window:
- the FICD gene encoding adenosine monophosphate-protein transferase FICD isoform X1, protein MTLMPMASVMAVTEPKWVSVWGRFLWMLLLSMVLGSLLALLLPLGTMEEQCLAVLKGFYLLRSKVDRAQPAVTKCTSPSTELSVTSRNAALLVVKTKVSPAGKLEAQAALNQALEMKRQGKREKAHKLFLHALKMDPGFVDALNEFGIFSEEDKDIIQADYLYTRALTIAPYHAKALVNRDRTLPLVEEIDQRYFSILDSKVKKVMSIPKGNSALRRVMEETYYHHIYHTVAIEGNTLTLSEIRHILETRYAVPGKSLEEQNEVIGMHAAMKYVNTTLLSRIGSVSISDVLEIHRRVLGYVDPVEAGRFRTTQVLVGHHIPPHPQEVEKQMQEFIQWLNSEDAMNLHPVEFAALAHYKLVYIHPFIDGNGRTSRLLMNLILMQAGYPPITIRKEQRSEYYHVLEVANEGDVRPFIRFIAKCTETTLDTLLFATTEYPVGLPEAKPNHSGFKETLPVKP, encoded by the exons ATGACACTCATGCCCATGGCTTCAGTGATGGCAGTGACTGAACCAAAATGGGTCTCAGTGTGGGGACGCTTCCTGTGGATGCTGCTGCTGAGCATGGTGTTGGGGTCCCTGCtcgccctgctgctgcccctgGGAACCATGGAGGAACAGTGTCTGGCTGTGCTCAAAGGCTTCTACCTGCTCAGGAGCAAGGTAGATAGGGCACAGCCTGCCGTGACCAAGTGCACCAGCCCGTCCACGGAGCTAAGTGTCACCTCCAGGAATGCAGCGCTGCTGGTGGTCAAGACCAAGGTCTCTCCAG CCGGCAAGTTGGAAGCCCAGGCAGCTTTGAACCAAGCCCTGGAAATGAAACGCCAGGGCAAGCGGGAGAAAGCCCACAAGCTCTTCCTGCACGCCCTCAAGATGGACCCTGGCTTTGTGGATGCGCTCAACGAGTTCGGCATCTTCTCGGAAGAGGATAAGGACATCATCCAGGCGGACTACCTGTACACCAGAGCGCTGACCATCGCACCCTACCATGCGAAGGCGCTGGTCAACCGCGACCGCACGCTGCCGCTGGTGGAGGAGATTGACCAGCGGTACTTCAGCATCCTCGACAGCAAAGTGAAGAAGGTCATGTCCATCCCCAAGGGCAACTCCGCACTGCGCAGGGTCATGGAGGAGACGTACTACCACCACATCTACCACACGGTGGCCATCGAGGGCAACACCCTCACCCTCTCAGAGATCCGACACATCCTGGAGACCCGCTATGCCGTGCCTGGCAAGAGCCTGGAGGAGCAGAATGAGGTCATCGGCATGCACGCGGCCATGAAGTACGTCAACACCACGCTGCTGTCCCGCATCGGCTCCGTCAGCATCAGCGACGTGCTAGAGATCCACAGGCGGGTGCTGGGGTATGTGGATCCCGTAGAAGCTGGCCGCTTTCGGACGACACAGGTCCTAGTGGGACACCACATCCCGCCCCACCCTCAGGAGGTGGAGAAGCAGATGCAGGAGTTCATACAGTGGCTCAACTCTGAGGATGCCATGAACCTGCACCCAGTTGAGTTTGCGGCCTTGGCCCACTACAAACTGGTCTACATCCATCCCTTCATCGATGGCAATGGCAGGACCTCGCGCCTGCTCAtgaacctcatcctcatgcaAGCAGGCTACCCACCCATCACCATCCGCAAGGAGCAGAGATCCGAGTACTACCACGTGCTGGAGGTTGCCAATGAAGGCGACGTGAGGCCTTTCATCCGCTTCATTGCCAAGTGCACAGAGACCACCCTGGACACCCTGCTCTTCGCTACCACAGAGTATCCAGTGGGGCTGCCAGAGGCCAAACCCAACCACTCTGGGTTCAAGGAGACACTGCCTGTAAAGCCTTAA